Part of the Bacillaceae bacterium S4-13-56 genome is shown below.
CGCACAAATCGTACGAACTGACGTGTGCCAACTCTCAAATGTGACGCGTGGAATTAAGGGTGATGCACAAAAATAAACAATAAAAAAGCTCGTCCACAACATAAGACGAACTTTTTTATAATTAATAATGGGTATTACGCGTGTTTTTCCCGCCATTCATGATAAAAATGAGAAATGATCGCCTTAGCGACTGCATATACAGGAATGACGATAAGAAGTCCAAGGAAGCCAGCTATATTTCCCGCTGCTAAGATTAAAGTAATAATCGTTAATGGATGAATGTTTAAGACTTTGCCCATTATATTTGGTGAAATTAAATTACCTTCAATTTGTTGGGCAATGATCATTAAGATAGTGATGTAGACCGCGAATATAGGATCTTGGAAAACTCCAACTAAGATAGCTGGTATGGCAGCAATGAATGGACCAATAAAAGGGATTACATTGGTGGCCATAGCAAACACAGCCAAGGTGAGGGAATAATTCAATCCAATAATGATATATCCTATATATAACATAACCCCGACACAAATACTGACGGTCAATTGACCTAGAATAAAGGCAGAAAGCGTATTGTCAATGGTACTCATAAGTTTAGAAACACTTTTTGCTTTTTCTTTGCTAAGAAATTTGGTGACAAAAGGACGCAGTTTTTCGCCATCTTTCAATAGAAAAAATAGAAAGAAAGGAACTAAGAAAAGAGCAAAAATATAGTTCGCTAATTGGCTAATAAAATCAAGGATCAAGCTAATAGCATTTACTGCATAATTCTCAATATTTTCAATGAATCCCTCTAGCGTACTATTAACCTGTTCGGGGAGGAACTGTTGATTGTCCTTCCAATAGTTAAATAAATCTTGAATACTTCCGGTGATTTGAGGAAGGTTGTTATAGAGCCTAGTAAACTGATCTTGTACAATTGGAGCGATATATCTTGAGATTAAAAAGATTATGAATCCCATTAAGACAAAGATCAATAGAATGGAGATGATTCTTGGGATTTTAAATCGATCAAGTAATTTAACAACTGGGCGTGTAATATAATACAAAACCCCTGCTACAGCAAAAGGGAAAGCGACAGCTGTAATATAGTCTATCACTGGATCAAATACGAAGCCTACCTCCCCGAACAAAAGAAAAAGCAGAGCAATTAAAATAGCAACAACGAGTGCTTTAAACCATTTCGACTGATACATTATTATCACACAACCTTTATGTAAGTTCTATATTTATTATTTATTCTATCATTTAAAATTCCTACTATAATCATAGACAGAAAAAATAATTATAACCACTCTAACAAAATAATTATAACTGTTCTTTTTTTGGGATGCTATTATTAGATCGTATCCTCGAGAAATTATGGATCTCCCTTTGGAGATGGAGATGAAGGAGGCTATATGGGGGAAGGAAAATAGTTATCATAAATCACTATTTCTAGTCACTGCATTAAAAAAATGGGGGCTGGGATCCGATTAGCAAAAGTTTAACAGATATGAAGATACCAGCAAAAGAATTATTTCATTGGTAGGAACAAACTACGAGGTTATTATAGAGGAAGAAGATGCCCTACCAATGAATAATGTGATTGACTGTAGTATGTATGTCGTATATTATTAGTGTAATCATATACATTCCTTTCATTAAAGGGGAGTAGCTACGGAAATAAGTAATGTCGTCATTTCGGGACACAATCCCCGGCATTACTAACATCAAAACAATTGATGTTTATCGAGACCTTTACTTTTACAGTAAAGAGCTCTTTTTATTGGCAAATAAGAAAAATAAACTTTTTTATCTGCTTACAGGGAAACTAAGACATACGTCCAAAAAGCGTGGCGTATGCCAAGTTTTTCTAAATTAAAAAGGAAAGGCCTTTACCTGTTTAGGTGAAGGCCTTTTGTTTTTAACCTTCATGAGTAGGGTAGTATAGAAAAATAGATATTGGGAGGAAACGAAAAAAGTGGGTAAAGAAAGTGTTCTAGGTCAAAATAAAACAAAACAGAATTTTAAAGATAGAGGGGAATGATTAAATGGATATAAATTTACTAATGGAATATGGGTGGGTTCTTTTAGTGCTG
Proteins encoded:
- a CDS encoding AI-2E family transporter — translated: MYQSKWFKALVVAILIALLFLLFGEVGFVFDPVIDYITAVAFPFAVAGVLYYITRPVVKLLDRFKIPRIISILLIFVLMGFIIFLISRYIAPIVQDQFTRLYNNLPQITGSIQDLFNYWKDNQQFLPEQVNSTLEGFIENIENYAVNAISLILDFISQLANYIFALFLVPFFLFFLLKDGEKLRPFVTKFLSKEKAKSVSKLMSTIDNTLSAFILGQLTVSICVGVMLYIGYIIIGLNYSLTLAVFAMATNVIPFIGPFIAAIPAILVGVFQDPIFAVYITILMIIAQQIEGNLISPNIMGKVLNIHPLTIITLILAAGNIAGFLGLLIVIPVYAVAKAIISHFYHEWREKHA